In Quercus robur chromosome 11, dhQueRobu3.1, whole genome shotgun sequence, the following proteins share a genomic window:
- the LOC126707215 gene encoding uncharacterized protein LOC126707215, which translates to MASAQNQASNVDLFDAYFRRADLDRDGKISGAEAVSFFQGSGLSKQVLAQIWAIANQSQSGFLGRPEFYNALKLVTVAQSKRDLTPDIVKAALYGPASAKIPAPQISVTAMPAPQFNTSAAASAPTPPVGPVTPTSSQNLGFRGPQVPPNAGINQQHFPSQGSQLMRPPQAVTSSAPRPTQGVGIQGLTGGVAGTGPRPPNPSISSDWVGVGTGALQVPVSGMSTSVSSDGFGLATSGSPATLPPRPQATFGMRPSGQPAKDSKPLDVSGNGFASDSIFGGDVFSATPSQPKQDSSTRTISASNLPVSSSVVPVSSVIQPSLQTSLTTQPVGGQRQQVPALANQYQKVSTQTTSASRSSGISLGAEISASSQSQQSWPRMSPTDVQKYTKVFMDVDKDRDGRITGEEARNLFLSWRLPREVLKQVWDLADQDNDSMLSHREFCVALYLMERYREGTPLPAVLPSSIISDLPTPGQPTNYSNAAWGHAPGFQQQHGMPGPGARHMAAGRPPRPVAVPQAEGSQASQHKAKVPVLEKHLVDQLSTEEQTLLNSRFQEATEADKKVEELEKEILDSRQKIEFCRTKMQELVLYKSRCDNRLNEITERASADKREVESLAKKYEEKYKQSGDVASKLTIEEATFRDLQERKMELYQAIVKMEQDGSADGVLQVHADRIQSDLDELVKGLNERCKKYGLRAKPTTLTELPFGWQPGIQEGAADWDEDWDKFEDEGFSFVKELTLDVQNVIAPPKEKSKSASNEKASTVESPTAASPKADVKVEKPQTMDEQAVENGSAYNRSEDESAKSAPSSPFARSAVESPPREFPDSNFDKAHSADASPSNKDFQSDGGAGSMFSGDKSFDESAWGTFDANDDVDSVWGFNPIKTTKEPAQERNGDNYLFGYGDFGLNPIRTGSPQAGGLFQKKSTFAFDESVPSTPAGLFQKKSTFAFDESVPSTPLYSSSNSPHKYEGSGPAFDGFSRFDSFSTHDSGFFAPRESHTLARFDSVLSSRDSDQGHGFPTFEDSDLFGSEPFRTSIDSQPASQPARKTTDNWNAF; encoded by the exons ATGGCTTCGGCGCAGAACCAAGCGTCGAATGTGGATCTCTTCGATGCGTATTTCCGTCGCGCCGATTTGGACCGCGATGGCAAAATCAGCGGCGCCGAAGCCGTCTCCTTCTTCCAAGGCTCCGGTTTGTCCAAGCAAGTTCTTGctcag ATATGGGCAATTGCCAACCAGAGCCAGAGTGGTTTTCTTGGTCGGCCAGAGTTCTATAATGCCCTTAAACTTGTCACTGTGGCACAAAGTAAACGAGACCTAACCCCTGACATAGTGAAGGCAGCATTGTATGGCCCAGCTTCAGCTAAAATACCTGCACCACAGATCAGTGTTACTGCCATGCCTGCACCTCAGTTCAATACTTCCGCTGCTGCATCAGCTCCTACCCCTCCAGTTGGTCCGGTTACTCCAACGTCCTCCCAAAATCTTGGGTTCAGGGGACCACAAGTTCCTCCTAATGCGGGTATCAACCAGCAGCATTTTCCTTCACAAGGAAGTCAGTTGATGAGGCCTCCACAGGCTGTAACTTCCTCTGCTCCCCGCCCGACACAGGGTGTTGGCATTCAAGGATTAACTGGTGGAGTAGCTGGGACTGGGCCTCGCCCTCCAAATCCAAGCATCTCAAGTGATTGGGTTGGTGTAGGGACAGGTGCCTTACAAGTCCCAGTCAGTGGAATGAGTACCTCAGTCAGTTCTGATGGATTTGGGCTGGCAACATCTGGATCGCCTGCCACACTGCCACCTAGGCCACAAGCAACATTTGGAATGAGGCCATCCGGACAACCGGCTAAGGATTCTAAACCCTTGGATGTATCTGGAAATGGTTTTGCATCTGACTCAATTTTTGGTGGTGATGTTTTTTCTGCTACCCCATCTCAACCAAAGCAAGATTCTTCCACACGTACTATTTCTGCAAGCAATTTACCAGTCTCATCATCAGTTGTTCCGGTATCTTCAGTGATCCAGCCTTCTTTGCAGACTTCACTCACAACACAGCCTGTTGGTGGTCAGCGTCAGCAGGTCCCGGCACTTGCAAATCAGTACCAAAAGGTTTCAACACAGACCACTTCTGCATCTAGATCATCTGGAATATCACTTGGTGCTGAGATTTCTGCTTCCAGTCAGTCCCAGCAGTCATGGCCTAGGATGAGTCCAACTGATGTTCAGAAGTATACCAAAGTATTTATGGACGTAGACAAGGACAGAGATGGGAGGATTACTGGTGAAGAAGCCCGCAATTTATTTCTTAGTTGGCGACTGCCAAGAG AGGTTTTAAAGCAGGTGTGGGACTTAGCGGATCAGGATAATGATAGCATGCTTTCTCACAGGGAGTTCTGTGTTGCTCTGTATTTGATGGAGCGGTATAGAGAAGGCACTCCTCTTCCAGCAGTGCTCCCAAGCAGCATTATATCTGATTTACCTACCCCTGGCCAACCTACCAACTACTCCAATGCAGCATGGGGACATGCGCCTG GTTTTCAACAACAGCATGGGATGCCTGGTCCTGGTGCTCGGCACATGGCAGCAGGAAGGCCTCCGAGGCCTGTTGCAGTCCCTCAGGCTGAAGGGTCACAGGCCAGTCAGCATAAGGCAAAAGTTCCAGTGTTGGAGAAACACCTTGTAGATCAACTCAGTACCGAGGAGCAGACCTTGCTCAATTCAAGGTTCCAAGAAGCAACAGAGGCTGATAAAAAG GTAGAAGAACTGGAGAAAGAAATATTGGATTCTAGACAGAAAATTGAATTCTGCCGCACTAAAATGCAAGAACTT GTTTTATACAAGAGCAGATGTGACAATCGCCTTAATGAAATCACAGAAAGAGCATCTGCTGATAAACGTGAG GTTGAGTCCCTGGCCAAGAAATATGAAGAGAAATACAAGCAAAGTGGAGATGTAGCCTCCAAGTTAACTATTGAAGAAGCAACATTTCGTGATTTACAG GAGAGGAAAATGGAGCTTTATCAGGCCATTGTTAAGATGGAACAAGATGGCAGTGCTGATGGTGTTCTTCAG GTTCACGCTGATCGTATCCAATCAGATCTTGATGAACTAGTAAAAGGTCTAAATGAACGCTGCAAGAAATATGGATTACGTGCGAAACCAACCACATTGACTGAGCTTCCCTTTG gttggCAACCTGGGATCCAAGAGGGTGCTGCTGACTGGGATGAAGATTGGGACAAGTTTGAGGATGAAG GATTCTCTTTTGTGAAGGAGCTCACTCTTGACGTCCAAAATGTCATAGCACCTCCAAAGGAAAAATCCAAATCAGCTAGTAATGAAAAAGCCTCCACAGTTGAAAGTCCAACAGCGGCTTCACCTAAAGCTGATGTTAAGGTGGAAAAGCCGCAGACTATGGATGAACAAGCTGTTGAAAATGGATCGGCATATAATAGAAGTGAAGATGAGTCCGCAAAAAGTGCCCCTAGCAGTCCCTTTGCAAGGAGTGCTGTTGAAAGTCCACCAAGAGAATTCCCTGATTCTAACTTTGACAAGGCTCATAGTGCAGATGCCTCACCCAGTAATAAAGATTTTCAAAG TGATGGTGGTGCGGGGTCTATGTTTTCTGGTGATAAGAGTTTTGATGAATCAGCTTGGGGAACATTTGACGCTAATGATGATGTTGACTCAGTGTGGGGCTTTAATCCAATCAAAACAACCAAG GAGCCTGCTCAAGAAAGAAATGGAGATAACTATTTATTTGGGTATGGGGATTTTGGTTTAAACCCTATCAGAACAGGGTCACCACAAGCAGGTGGCCTTTTCCAGAAGAAGAGTACATTTGCTTTTGACGAGTCTGTTCCTAGCACACCCGCTGGCCTTTTCCAGAAGAAGAGTACATTTGCTTTTGACGAGTCTGTTCCTAGCACACCACTCTACAGTTCAAGCAATTCGCCACATAAATATGAGGGATCAGGACCTGCTTTTGATGGCTTTTCAAGATTTGATTCTTTCAGCACGCATGACAGTGGCTTTTTTGCCCCACGTGAATCTCATACACTAGCACGATTTGATTCTGTTCTCAGCAGTAGAGACTCTGATCAAGGTCATGGATTCCCAACCTTCGAAGACTCGGACCTTTTTGGATCTGAGCCATTTAGAACATCCATAGATAGCCAACCTGCCAGTCAACCTGCTAGGAAAACAACTGATAATTGGAATGCATTTTAG
- the LOC126706160 gene encoding amino acid transporter AVT3B-like, protein MGFEAGSSSNALKAPSPPREDTPLLGHSPEALSSQAKTFANVFIAIVGAGVLGLPYSFKRTGWVMNLLMIFSVAALTHYCMMLLVYTRRKLESSNGFSKIASFGDLGFTVCGPTGRFLVDILIILSQAGFCVGYLIFIGNTLVDVGNLSTSILGLTPKSFYIWGCLPFQLGLNSIASLTHLAPLSIFADVVDIGAIGVVMVEDVLVFLKQSHAVKAFGGVSVFFYGMGVAVYSFEGVGMALPLESEMKDKDKFGKVLALTMAFIALMYGGFGAFGYFAFGEDTKDMITANLGGGFVSTLVKLGLCVNLFFTLPIMMNPVYEIVERRFWGGTYCLWLRWLLVVLVSLVALSVPNFADFLSLVGSGVCCALGFVLPPLFHLKVFRSEIGWKGWTLDVGIMLLGIVLGVSGTWFALLEIFFQTE, encoded by the coding sequence ATGGGTTTTGAAGCAGGGTCTTCCTCTAATGCATTGAAAGCTCCATCACCACCCAGAGAAGACACACCTCTTCTTGGTCACTCACCAGAAGCTTTGTCCTCACAAGCCAAGACCTTTGCCAATGTTTTCATTGCCATTGTTGGTGCTGGTGTTTTAGGCCTTCCCTATTCTTTCAAGCGCACAGGTTGGGTCATGAACCTCCTCATGATTTTCTCTGTGGCTGCTCTAACTCACTATTGCATGATGCTCTTGGTCTACACTCGCCGGAAGCTTGAATCTTCTAATGGATTCTCAAAGATTGCATCTTTTGGAGATTTGGGGTTCACTGTTTGTGGCCCAACTGGTAGATTCCTTGTTGATATTCTGATTATTTTATCACAAGCTGGCTTTTGTGTTGGTTATTTGATTTTCATTGGCAATACTTTGGTAGATGTTGGTAATTTGAGCACCAGTATTCTGGGATTGACACCCAAGAGTTTTTACATATGGGGGTGCTTGCCTTTTCAGTTGGGGTTGAATTCAATTGCAAGTTTGACCCATTTAGCCCCTTTGAGTATTTTTGCTGATGTGGTTGATATTGGAGCAATTGGGGTGGTGATGGTTGAGGATGTGTTGGTTTTTTTGAAACAGAGCCATGCTGTGAAGGCCTTTGGGGGTGTTTCTGTGTTCTTTTATGGAATGGGTGTGGCTGTTTATTCATTTGAAGGGGTTGGGATGGCTTTGCCTTTGGAGTCAGAGATGAAAGATAAGGACAAGTTTGGGAAAGTCTTGGCCTTGACCATGGCTTTCATTGCCTTGATGTATGGGGGATTTGGAGCATTCGGTTACTTTGCTTTTGGAGAAGATACAAAGGATATGATCACAGCTAATTTGGGTGGAGGCTTTGTGAGCACTCTCGTTAAACTTGGTCTTTGTGTGAATTTGTTCTTTACATTGCCTATAATGATGAACCCAGTTTATGAGATTGTTGAGAGGCGGTTTTGGGGTGGGACTTACTGCCTGTGGCTGAGATGGTTGCTGGTTGTATTGGTGAGTTTGGTGGCTTTGTCTGTCCCAAATTTTGCTGACTTCTTGTCTTTGGTGGGGAGTGGTGTATGCTGTGCTTTGGGCTTTGTTTTGCCTCCCTTGTTTCACTTAAAGGTGTTTAGGAGCGAGATAGGATGGAAAGGATGGACTTTGGATGTGGGGATTATGTTGTTAGGAATTGTTCTTGGGGTTTCAGGAACTTGGTTTGCTCTGCTGGAGATTTTCTTCCAAACTGAATGA